The following coding sequences are from one Kogia breviceps isolate mKogBre1 chromosome X, mKogBre1 haplotype 1, whole genome shotgun sequence window:
- the AVPR2 gene encoding vasopressin V2 receptor — protein MVTASASSAVPRPLSQPTPPGNGSEAEPLDARDPLLAQAELALLSTVFVAVALSNGLVLGALVRRGRRGRWAPMHVFIGHLCLADLAVALFQVLPQLAWDATDRFRGPDALCRAVKYLQMVGMYASSYMILAMTLDRHRAICRPMLAHRHGGGAHWNRPVLVAWAFSLLLSLPQLFIFAQRDVGDGSGVLDCWARFAEPWGLRAYVTWIALMVFVAPALGIAACQVLIFREIHASLVPGPAQRAGGRRGGRRTGSPGEGAQVSAAVAKTVRMTLVIVIVYVLCWAPFFLVQLWAAWDPEAPREGPPFVLLMLLASLNSCTNPWIYASFSRSVSSELRSLLCCARTRAPPGLGPHEGSCATASSFLARDTSS, from the exons ATGGTCACGGCGTCCGCCTCGTCGG ctgTGCCCCGGCCCCTCTCCCAACCTACGCCGCCCGGCAACGGCAGCGAGGCGGAGCCGCTGGACGCCCGGGACCCGCTGCTAGCCCAGGCGGAGCTGGCCCTGCTCTCCACGGTCTTCGTGGCTGTGGCCCTGAGCAACGGCTTGGTGCTGGGTGCCCTAGTGCGGCGGGGCCGGCGGGGCCGCTGGGCGCCCATGCACGTCTTCATTGGCCACCTGTGCCTGGCCGACCTGGCCGTGGCTCTGTTCCAAGTGCTGCCCCAGCTGGCCTGGGACGCCACCGACCGCTTCCGTGGGCCCGATGCCCTGTGCCGGGCTGTCAAGTACCTGCAGATGGTGGGCATGTACGCCTCCTCCTACATGATCCTGGCCATGACGCTGGACCGCCACCGCGCCATCTGCCGCCCCATGCTGGCACACCGCCACGGAGGCGGAGCTCACTGGAACCGGCCGGTGCTGGTGGCCTGGGCCTTCTCGCTTCTCCTCAGCCTGCCCCAGCTCTTCATCTTCGCCCAGCGCGACGTGGGAGACGGCAGCGGTGTCCTCGACTGCTGGGCCCGCTTTGCCGAGCCCTGGGGCCTCCGCGCCTACGTCACCTGGATCGCCCTGATGGTGTTCGTGGCACCTGCCCTGGGCATTGCCGCGTGCCAGGTGCTCATCTTTCGGGAGATTCACGCCAGCCTGGTGCCGGGGCCGGCACAGAGGGCCGGGGGGCGCCGTGGAGGGCGCCGGACGGGCAGTCCCGGCGAGGGAGCCCAGGTGTCGGCAGCCGTGGCCAAGACGGTGCGGATGACGCTGGTGATCGTGATAGTGTACGTGCTGTGCTGGGCGCCCTTCTTCCTCGTGCAGCTGTGGGCAGCGTGGGACCCGGAGGCACCTCGGGAAG GGCCCCCCTTCGTGCTGCTCATGCTGCTGGCCAGCCTCAACAGCTGTACCAACCCCTGGATCTACGCTTCCTTCAGCCGCAGCGTCTCCTCCGAGCTGCGAAGCCTGCTCTGCTGCGCCCGGACGCGCGCCCCGCCCGGCCTCGGGCCCCACGAGGGGTCCTGTGCCACGGCCAGCTCCTTCCTGGCCAGGGACACCTCCTCCTGA